One part of the Arabidopsis thaliana chromosome 1 sequence genome encodes these proteins:
- the PMI2 gene encoding PLASTID MOVEMENT IMPAIRED protein (DUF827) — MGERNLDGTVSVKATINKYGQKATRSVIKSSVAEDLHKSGRELGIYRESRRVAESAKAKAEVELCKAKKIVKELTLRIEESNRRLKSRRIDIEAVMNESRIDGNGGYVRIMRELEDMKQELSKLKLDVVYVSREKVVAEKEVMELESRMEENLKLLESLKLEVDVANEEHVLVEVAKIEALKECKEVEEQREKERKEVSESLHKRKKRIREMIREIERSKNFENELAETLLDIEMLETQLKLVKEMERKVQRNESMSRSKNRAFERGKDNLSVLKEVTEATEAKKAELASINAELFCLVNTMDTLRKEFDHAKKETAWLDKMIQKDDVMLERLNTKLLIAKDQLEAVSKAEERISYLADNLTTSFEKLKSDREAAKKEELKLREEARIINNEIQKTETGFDGKEKELLSKLDELEKAKHAESLALEKLETMVEKTMETREMESRRNSTITISRFEYEYLSGKACHAEETAEKKVEAAMAWVEALKASTKAIMIKTESLKRVSGKTMLEEERESFRMQRSLSIKRLVQDEIQKFKGNSEDNGLINSPKPVRKSVRLSGKFAPVQGGKSRRYSSGNRATPTFFVIKKKKKVPNMVKFFSRKRRNSSLEQ; from the exons ATGGGTGAAAGGAATTTAGATGGAACTGTATCAGTGAAAGCCACCATTAATAAGTACGGACAAAAAGCTACAAGAAGCGTCATTAAG TCTTCGGTTGCTGAGGATTTGCATAAGTCAGGTAGAGAACTTGGTATCTACAGAGAGAGTAGAAGAGTTGCTGAGTCTGCTAAGGCCAAAGCAGAAGTGGAATTGTGTAAGGCGAAGAAGATAGTAAAGGAGCTTACTTTACGGATAGAGGAGTCGAATAGAAGGTTAAAGTCTCGGAGAATCGATATTGAAGCTGTGATGAATGAGTCAAGGATAGATGGGAATGGTGGTTATGTTAGGATTATGAGAGAGTTAGAAGATATGAAGCAAGAATTGAGTAAGCTGAAGCTTGATGTAGTGTATGTTTCGAGAGAGAAAGTTGTGGCGGAGAAAGAAGTAATGGAGTTGGAGTCTAGAATGGAGGAGAATTTGAAGTTGCTTGAGAGTCTCAAGTTAGAAGTTGATGTTGCGAATGAAGAACATGTATTGGTTGAAGTGGCGAAGATCGAGGCTTTGAAGGAGTGTAAAGAGGTTGAAGAGCAGAGGGAGAAGGAAAGGAAGGAAGTGTCTGAGTCATTGCATAAacgaaagaaaagaataaggGAAATGAttagagagattgagagatcGAAGAACTTTGAGAATGAGTTAGCTGAGACTTTGTTAGATATTGAGATGTTAGAAACTCAGTTAAAGCTTGTCAAGGAAATGGAGAGGAAGGTTCAGAGGAATGAGAGTATGTCGAGATCGAAAAACCGAGCTTTCGAAAGAGGGAAGGATAATTTGTCGGTTTTGAAAGAAGTTACCGAAGCAACAGAAGCGAAGAAGGCAGAACTCGCTTCTATTAACGCGGAGTTATTTTGTCTAGTCAATACAATGGATACATTGAGGAAAGAATTTGACCatgcaaagaaagaaacagctTGGTTAGATAAGATGATACAAAAGGATGATGTAATGCTTGAGAGACTCAATACGAAGCTGCTTATTGCGAAAGATCAATTAGAAGCAGTATCTAAAGCTGAAGAAAGAATCAGCTATCTTGCTGACAATTTAACTACTTCGTTTGAGAAACTAAAGAGTGATAGAGAAGCTGCAAAGAAAGAGGAGCTTAAGCTTAGAGAAGAAGCAAGGATCATCAACAATGAGATACAGAAAACCGAAACAGGATTTGATGGAAAGGAAAAAGAGTTGCTTTCCAAGTTAGATGAGCTTGAGAAAGCGAAGCACGCAGAGAGTTTAGCTCTAGAGAAGCTTGAAACAATGGTAGAGAAAACAATGGAAACTCGAGAAATGGAATCTCGGCGTAATTCAACTATTACAATATCGAGATTTGAGTACGAGTATTTGAGTGGAAAAGCTTGTCATGCTGAAGAAACTGCAGAGAAGAAAGTGGAAGCAGCAATGGCGTGGGTCGAAGCACTAAAGGCTAGCACTAAGGCGATTATGATAAAGACAGAATCTTTAAAGAGAGTGAGTGGGAAAACAATGTTGGAAGAAGAGAGGGAATCGTTTAGGATGCAGAGGTCGCTATCGATAAAGAGATTGGTCCAAGATGAGATTCAGAAGTTCAAGGGAAATTCAGAAGACAATGGCTTGATCAACTCTCCTAAACCGGTGAGAAAATCGGTTAGGCTGAGCGGGAAATTTGCACCGGTTCAGGGAGGGAAGTCGAGAAGGTACTCATCAGGGAACCGAGCGACTCCAACATTCTTTgtaatcaagaagaagaagaaagttccAAACATGGTCAAATTTTTTAGCCGGAAGAGGCGTAATTCTTCTTTAGAACAATGA
- a CDS encoding Bifunctional inhibitor/lipid-transfer protein/seed storage 2S albumin superfamily protein (Bifunctional inhibitor/lipid-transfer protein/seed storage 2S albumin superfamily protein; FUNCTIONS IN: lipid binding; INVOLVED IN: lipid transport; LOCATED IN: endomembrane system; EXPRESSED IN: 8 plant structures; EXPRESSED DURING: 4 anthesis, petal differentiation and expansion stage, E expanded cotyledon stage; CONTAINS InterPro DOMAIN/s: Bifunctional inhibitor/plant lipid transfer protein/seed storage (InterPro:IPR016140), Plant lipid transfer protein/seed storage/trypsin-alpha amylase inhibitor (InterPro:IPR003612), Plant lipid transfer protein/hydrophobic protein, helical domain (InterPro:IPR013770); BEST Arabidopsis thaliana protein match is: Bifunctional inhibitor/lipid-transfer protein/seed storage 2S albumin superfamily protein (TAIR:AT5G38160.1); Has 289 Blast hits to 288 proteins in 30 species: Archae - 0; Bacteria - 0; Metazoa - 0; Fungi - 0; Plants - 289; Viruses - 0; Other Eukaryotes - 0 (source: NCBI BLink).), giving the protein MKIVTLVLVVFVILSTSFPAAIKAEDTGDTGNVGVTCDARQLQPCLAAITGGGQPSGACCAKLTEQQSCLCGFAKNPAFAQYISSPNARKVLLACNVAYPTC; this is encoded by the coding sequence ATGAAGATCGTGACATTGGTACTCGTCGTCTTCGTCATACTTTCGACATCATTCCCGGCTGCCATCAAAGCCGAAGACACGGGAGATACAGGAAATGTGGGAGTGACATGTGACGCAAGGCAGCTTCAGCCTTGCCTTGCCGCGATTACGGGAGGAGGACAACCCTCAGGTGCATGTTGTGCAAAGCTTACAGAGCAACAGTCATGCCTCTGTGGTTTCGCTAAGAACCCTGCGTTCGCACAGTACATTAGCTCTCCAAACGCTCGCAAAGTGCTCCTTGCTTGCAATGTTGCTTATCCCACTTGTTGA
- a CDS encoding Carbohydrate-binding X8 domain superfamily protein (Carbohydrate-binding X8 domain superfamily protein; FUNCTIONS IN: molecular_function unknown; INVOLVED IN: biological_process unknown; LOCATED IN: endomembrane system; CONTAINS InterPro DOMAIN/s: X8 (InterPro:IPR012946); BEST Arabidopsis thaliana protein match is: Carbohydrate-binding X8 domain superfamily protein (TAIR:AT1G66870.1); Has 30201 Blast hits to 17322 proteins in 780 species: Archae - 12; Bacteria - 1396; Metazoa - 17338; Fungi - 3422; Plants - 5037; Viruses - 0; Other Eukaryotes - 2996 (source: NCBI BLink).): MFPQLSLIFLFSLVVIHPFHVSAKTWCVANTSAASTLLQANIDWACSEGKVDCVMINPGGPCFDPDTVISHASFVMNDFYRNHGSTEECNFSGTGQVVTFDPSYGGCVYT, encoded by the coding sequence ATGTTTCCGCAATTGTcactaatttttcttttctctctcgttGTAATCCACCCTTTTCATGTCTCGGCCAAGACATGGTGTGTGGCAAATACATCGGCGGCAAGTACACTACTACAAGCTAATATTGATTGGGCATGTAGTGAAGGAAAAGTTGATTGTGTAATGATCAATCCTGGTGGACCTTGCTTTGATCCAGATACTGTTATTAGTCATGCATCGTTTGTGATGAATGATTTCTATAGAAATCACGGGAGCACTGAAGAGTGTAATTTTAGTGGTACCGGTCAAGTCGTTACTTTTGATCCAAGTTATGGTGGTTGTGTGTATACGTAG
- a CDS encoding Carbohydrate-binding X8 domain superfamily protein (Carbohydrate-binding X8 domain superfamily protein; FUNCTIONS IN: molecular_function unknown; INVOLVED IN: biological_process unknown; LOCATED IN: endomembrane system; CONTAINS InterPro DOMAIN/s: X8 (InterPro:IPR012946); BEST Arabidopsis thaliana protein match is: Carbohydrate-binding X8 domain superfamily protein (TAIR:AT1G66870.1); Has 35333 Blast hits to 34131 proteins in 2444 species: Archae - 798; Bacteria - 22429; Metazoa - 974; Fungi - 991; Plants - 531; Viruses - 0; Other Eukaryotes - 9610 (source: NCBI BLink).), with amino-acid sequence MISQLTLIFFLSLVVIQPFHILAKTWCVAAASATDTQLQANIDWACNEGKVDCVKINPGGVCYEPNTLTSHASFVMNDYYRNHGSIEEACEFNHTGQIISGDPSYRRCRYS; translated from the coding sequence ATGATTTCGCAATTGACActaatcttctttttatctCTCGTTGTAATCCAAccttttcatattttggcCAAGACATGGTGTGTAGCAGCTGCATCAGCGACAGATACACAACTTCAAGCTAATATTGATTGGGCATGTAACGAAGGTAAAGTTGACTGTGTAAAAATTAATCCTGGTGGCGTTTGCTATGAACCAAATACTCTTACTAGCCATGCATCATTTGTGATGAATGATTACTATCGGAATCATGGGAGCATTGAAGAGGCATGTGAATTCAATCATACTGGTCAAATCATTAGTGGTGATCCAAGTTATCGTCGTTGTAGGTATTCGTAG
- a CDS encoding Class I glutamine amidotransferase-like superfamily protein (Class I glutamine amidotransferase-like superfamily protein; FUNCTIONS IN: hydrolase activity; INVOLVED IN: glutamine metabolic process, N-terminal protein myristoylation; LOCATED IN: cellular_component unknown; EXPRESSED IN: flower; EXPRESSED DURING: petal differentiation and expansion stage; CONTAINS InterPro DOMAIN/s: Peptidase C26 (InterPro:IPR011697), Glutamine amidotransferase type 1 (InterPro:IPR017926); BEST Arabidopsis thaliana protein match is: Class I glutamine amidotransferase-like superfamily protein (TAIR:AT5G38200.1); Has 3601 Blast hits to 3597 proteins in 1187 species: Archae - 19; Bacteria - 2895; Metazoa - 1; Fungi - 3; Plants - 55; Viruses - 0; Other Eukaryotes - 628 (source: NCBI BLink).) — translation MGNPSVNDLSQVLPRVLVVSRRTLRKNKFVDFVGEYHLDLIVENGAVPVIVPRVAGVHKLLESFKPIHGVLLCEGEDIDPSLYESEISSLSPQELDEIRKTHASDTAIDKEKDSIEFALAKLCLEQNIPYLGICRGSQVLNVACGGSLYQDLEKEVTIKVPEEHKRNHIDYDDYDGYRHEVKIVKNSPLHKWFKDSLDEEKMEILVNSYHHQGVKRLAQRFVPMAFAPDGLIEGFYDPDMYNPEEGKFLMGLQFHPERMRKNGSDEFDFPGCPVAYQEFAKAVIACQKKVNSFLSVPKKLELNPEMENKRKILVRSFSLARSMYTRSHSLKNQSTESELEVGAEFLESNTALSVQQEMRLKEMGATMRNGGSFTEKLRLDEKKQRKAMNIMKNMNIERLSELMAFYHLMGKISSEVLERKLHASVSDLNLTPQ, via the exons ATGGGAAATCCTAGCGTGAATGATCTCTCTCAAGTCCTCCCTCGCGTCCTTGTTGTCTCTAGACGCACTCTTCGCAAGaacaaatttgttgatttCGTTG GTGAGTACCATCTTGATCTTATAGTCGAGAACGGTGCTGTACCGGTGATTGTCCCACGAGTGGCTGGTGTTCACAAGTTACTAGAGAGCTTCAAGCCCATCCATGGAGTTCTACTCTGTGAAGGAGAAGACATCGACCCTTCTCTTTACGAGTCCGAAATATCGTCCCTTTCACCTCAAGAACTCGACGAGATTCGGAAAACACACGCAAGTGATACAGCTAtcgacaaagaaaaagactcTATTGAGTTTGCCCTCGCAAAGCTCTGCCTTGAACAAAACATTCCTTACTTAGGGATTTGTAGAGGTTCACAG GTTTTGAATGTTGCTTGTGGTGGAAGTCTTTATCAAGACTTGGAGAAAGAGGTCACGATCAAGGTTCCCGAGGAACATAAAAGAAACCATATAGATTATGATGACTATGATGGTTATAGACATGAGGTGAAGATAGTAAAAAACAGCCCTTTGCATAAATGGTTCAAAGATTCTTtagatgaagaaaagatggAGATCTTGGTCAACAGTTATCACCACCAAGGGGTTAAGAGATTGGCGCAAAGATTTGTGCCAATGGCTTTTGCTCCTGATGGATTGATTGAAGGGTTTTATGATCCTGATATGTACAATCCTGAAGAGGGAAAGTTCCTAATGGGTTTACAGTTTCATCCAGAGAGAATGAGGAAGAATGGTAGCGATGAATTTGATTTCCCTGGTTGTCCTGTTGCTTATCAG GAATTTGCAAAAGCAGTGATTGCATGTCAAAAGAAGGTGAATAGTTTCTTGTCTGTTCCTAAGAAATTGGAACTCAATCCAGAAATggagaacaaaagaaagatacTTGTCAGGAGCTTCTCGCTTGCGAGGTCTATGTACACCAGATCTCATTCGTTGAAGAACCAATCCACAGAATCAGAACTTGAAGTTGGAGCTGAGTTTCTTGAG TCAAATACCGCTCTAAGTGTACAACAAGAGATGAGGTTAAAAGAGATGGGAGCGACTATGAGGAATGGTGGATCATTTACGGAAAAGCTTAGGCTTGATgaaaagaagcagaggaaggcTATGAACATAATGAAGAACATGAACATTGAGCGACTCTCTGAGCTCATGGCTTTCTACCACTTGATGGGGAAGATCTCTAGTGAGGTGTTGGAGAGAAAGCTTCATGCTTCAGTCAGTGACCTCAATCTAACTCCTCAATGA
- a CDS encoding Carbohydrate-binding X8 domain superfamily protein yields the protein MHFQIQITGLISEKYTKLGLTLYQLKHTTIRQIVVFLFSLVVIHPLHVSAKTWCVANVSAASTQLQANIDWACSEGKVDCATINPGGSCFDPDTLVSHASFVMNDFYQNHGSTEEACNFTGTGQVVTADPSYGSCVYT from the exons ATGCATTTTCAAATCCAG ATTACAGGTTTAATTTCAGAAAAGTACACAAAATTGGGACTGACATTATACCAGCTGAAGCACACGACCATCCGCCAAATAG TTGTATTCCTTTTCTCTCTCGTTGTAATCCACCCTCTTCATGTCTCGGCCAAAACATGGTGTGTGGCAAATGTATCGGCGGCAAGTACACAATTACAAGCTAATATTGATTGGGCATGTAGTGAAGGAAAAGTTGATTGTGCAACAATCAATCCTGGTGGATCTTGCTTTGATCCGGATACTCTTGTTAGTCATGCATCATTTGTGATGAATGATTTCTACCAGAATCACGGAAGCACTGAAGAGGCGTGTAATTTTACTGGTACTGGTCAAGTCGTTACTGCTGATCCAAGTTATGGTAGTTGTGTGTATACATAG
- a CDS encoding Carbohydrate-binding X8 domain superfamily protein (Carbohydrate-binding X8 domain superfamily protein; FUNCTIONS IN: molecular_function unknown; INVOLVED IN: biological_process unknown; LOCATED IN: endomembrane system; CONTAINS InterPro DOMAIN/s: X8 (InterPro:IPR012946); BEST Arabidopsis thaliana protein match is: Carbohydrate-binding X8 domain superfamily protein (TAIR:AT1G66852.1); Has 1407 Blast hits to 1359 proteins in 48 species: Archae - 0; Bacteria - 0; Metazoa - 0; Fungi - 17; Plants - 1390; Viruses - 0; Other Eukaryotes - 0 (source: NCBI BLink).) produces the protein MFPQLTVVFLFSLVVIHPLHVSAKTWCVANVSAASTQLQANIDWACSEGKVDCATINPGGSCFDPDTLVSHASFVMNDFYQNHGSTEEACNFTGTGQVVTADPSYGSCVYT, from the coding sequence ATGTTTCCGCAATTGACAGTTGTATTCCTTTTCTCTCTCGTTGTAATCCACCCTCTTCATGTCTCGGCCAAAACATGGTGTGTGGCAAATGTATCGGCGGCAAGTACACAATTACAAGCTAATATTGATTGGGCATGTAGTGAAGGAAAAGTTGATTGTGCAACAATCAATCCTGGTGGATCTTGCTTTGATCCGGATACTCTTGTTAGTCATGCATCATTTGTGATGAATGATTTCTACCAGAATCACGGAAGCACTGAAGAGGCGTGTAATTTTACTGGTACTGGTCAAGTCGTTACTGCTGATCCAAGTTATGGTAGTTGTGTGTATACATAG